One Vitis vinifera cultivar Pinot Noir 40024 chromosome 8, ASM3070453v1 genomic window carries:
- the LOC100258857 gene encoding calcium-dependent protein kinase 32: protein MGNCCVTPVPSEKKKGKKKQNPFSLDYAANQGNGGSKLSVLKDPTGREIELRYELGRELGRGEFGITHLCTDKSTGDVYACKSISKKKLRTAVDIDDVRREVEIMKHLPKHPNIVTLKDTYEDDNAVHLVMELCEGGELFDRIVARGHYTERAAAAVTKTIVEVVQMCHKHGVMHRDLKPENFLFANKKETAPLKAIDFGLSVFFKPGERFTEIVGSPYYMAPEVLKRNYGPEVDVWSAGVILYILLCGVPPFWAETEQGVAQAIIRSVLDFKRDPWPKVSENAKDLVKKMLDPDPKRRLSAQEVLDHPWLQNAKKAPNVSLGETVRARLKQFSMMNKLKKRALRVIAEHLSVEEVAGIKEGFQLMDTGNKGKINMDELRVGLQKLGHQIPEQDLQILMEAGDVDGDGHLDYGEFVAISVHLRKMGNDDHLLKAFEFFDQNNSGYIEIEELRDALAGELESNSEEVINAIIHDVDTDKDGRISYDEFAAMMKAGTDWRKASRQYSRERFNNLSLKLIRDGSLEVRP from the exons ATGGGTAATTGCTGCGTGACCCCGGTTCCGTCTgagaagaaaaaggggaaaaagaagcAGAACCCGTTTTCTCTCGATTATGCGGCGAATCAGGGAAATGGTGGGAGCAAGCTCTCCGTGCTGAAAGACCCGACGGGTCGCGAAATCGAGCTCAGATATGAACTGGGTCGCGAGCTCGGTCGCGGAGAATTTGGAATTACGCATCTGTGCACTGATAAATCGACCGGCGATGTGTATGCTTGTAAATCGATATCAAAGAAAAAGCTTAGGACGGCTGTAGATATCGATGACGTGCGAAGAGAAGTTGAGATCATGAAGCATTTGCCTAAGCACCCCAATATTGTGACCTTAAAGGACACTTATGAGGACGACAATGCGGTTCATTTGGTGATGGAGTTGTGTGAGGGCGGTGAATTGTTCGATCGGATTGTTGCGCGTGGCCACTACACCGAAAGGGCCGCAGCTGCGGTCACCAAGACCATTGTCGAAGTCGTCCAG ATGTGCCACAAGCATGGGGTTATGCATCGGGATCTCAAGCCAGAGAACTTTCTGTTTGCCAACAAGAAGGAAACAGCACCCTTAAAGGCAATTGATTTTGGACTATCTGTGTTCTTTAAACCTG GCGAGAGATTTACTGAGATAGTTGGAAGTCCTTACTACATGGCTCCCGAGGTCCTAAAACGGAATTATGGCCCAGAAGTTGATGTGTGGAGTGCTGGAGTTATCCTCTACATCTTACTTTGTGGTGTTCCACCTTTTTGGGCAG AAACTGAACAAGGAGTTGCACAAGCAATTATCCGGTCTGTTTTAGATTTCAAGAGGGACCCCTGGCCTAAAGTTTCTGAAAATGCAAAAGACCTTGTGAAGAAGATGCTTGATCCTGATCCAAAGAGGCGACTTTCAGCTCAGGAAGTACTAG ATCATCCTTGGTTACAAAACGCCAAGAAAGCTCCAAATGTTTCTTTAGGAGAAACTGTGAGGGCAAGGCTCAAGCAATTCTCAATGATGAACAAGCTCAAGAAAAGAGCTCTAAGG GTGATTGCAGAGCACTTGTCAGTGGAGGAAGTGGCTGGGATAAAGGAGGGATTCCAACTGATGGATACTGGCAACAAAGGCAAGATCAACATGGATGAGCTAAGGGTCGGATTGCAAAAGCTTGGCCATCAAATTCCTGAGCAAGATCTTCAAATTTTAATGGAAGCT GGTGATGTAGATGGGGATGGACATTTGGACTATGGAGAGTTTGTAGCAATTTCTGTTCACTTAAGAAAGATGGGAAATGACGACCACCTTCTCAAAGCCTTTGAGTTCTTTGATCAAAACAACAGTGGGTATATAGAGATTGAAGAGCTAAGGGATGCCTTAGCTGGTGAACTTGAGTCAAACAGTGAAGAAGTTATTAATGCTATCATTCATGATGTGGACACAGACAAG GATGGACGGATAAGTTATGATGAATTTGCTGCAATGATGAAGGCTGGCACTGATTGGAGGAAAGCATCAAGGCAGTATTCACGAGAGCGGTTCAATAATCTGAGCTTGAAACTAATAAGGGATGGATCATTGGAAGTTAGGCCATGA